A single Mangifera indica cultivar Alphonso chromosome 20, CATAS_Mindica_2.1, whole genome shotgun sequence DNA region contains:
- the LOC123204867 gene encoding ethylene-responsive transcription factor RAP2-2-like, producing the protein MDALKLSSQSQNPTENGENRTSTTNKRNTNNGRRFLGVRQRPSGRWVAEITDSSQKLRLWLGTFDRAEDAAVAYDSAARILRGRNAKTNFAYHQGFFNHNHEENCRVLGKNPRLFQLLQHSVTKKNHANLKSICIDQNICNKAESSMNINFDALVEETIFCSSTPSDYHHHHHHQDDRNKICGLSFGSSKVHSSVIVAPSFSSKSACQSREEEN; encoded by the coding sequence ATGGACGCCTTAAAACTCTCATCTCAGTCTCAAAACCCTACTGAAAATGGAGAAAATAGAACCAGTActacaaacaaaagaaacacTAACAATGGAAGAAGATTCCTGGGGGTGAGACAAAGGCCCTCGGGGAGATGGGTTGCAGAAATCACGGACTCTTCACAGAAGCTGCGGCTATGGCTGGGGACTTTCGACAGGGCGGAAGACGCCGCCGTGGCCTACGACAGCGCCGCCAGAATCTTAAGAGGAAGAAACGCCAAAACTAATTTCGCATATCATCAAggattttttaatcataatcatGAAGAAAATTGCAGAGTTTTGGGTAAAAATCCCAGGctttttcaacttcttcaaCATTCAGTCACAAAGAAGAATCATGCAAATTTGAAAAGCATATGTATAGATCAAAATATCTGCAACAAAGCTGAATCCTCCATGAATATCAACTTTGATGCCCTTGTTGAAGAAACCATATTTTGTTCTTCAACTCCATCagattatcatcatcatcatcatcatcaggaTGATAGAAATAAGATTTGTGGGTTGTCGTTTGGAAGCTCTAAAGTTCATTCTTCTGTAATCGTTGCTCCTTCGTTTAGTTCTAAATCTGCGTGTCAATCAAGAGAGGAAGAAAACTAA